A part of Desulfobacter sp. genomic DNA contains:
- a CDS encoding fumarate reductase iron-sulfur subunit, translating into MSEENRILKFHIFRYNPQKKGDKPRMVTYEVTEAPGMTIFIALNDIREHQDPSLQFDFICRAGICGSCGMVINGGPDLACRTLTSKFEDGEITLLPLPGFELIGDLSVNTGKFMRAMSERVESWIHDVNADDVNYNQLEERMDPDVMDEIYELERCVECGCCISACATKRMRPDFLSAVGFMRLARFYLDPRDKRTDEEFYEIIGDDDGVFGCMTLLGCEDYCPKDLPHQTQIAFLRRKMALIK; encoded by the coding sequence ATGAGTGAAGAAAACAGAATTTTAAAATTTCATATATTCCGGTATAACCCCCAGAAAAAGGGCGACAAACCCCGTATGGTAACCTACGAGGTCACCGAAGCCCCTGGGATGACCATTTTTATTGCATTGAACGATATCCGGGAACACCAGGATCCTTCGCTTCAGTTTGACTTCATCTGCCGGGCCGGCATCTGCGGGTCCTGCGGCATGGTGATCAACGGCGGACCGGATCTGGCCTGCCGGACATTGACCAGCAAGTTTGAGGACGGGGAAATCACCCTGCTGCCCCTGCCCGGGTTTGAACTCATCGGAGACCTTTCCGTGAATACGGGCAAATTCATGCGGGCCATGAGCGAGCGGGTGGAATCCTGGATCCACGACGTCAATGCCGATGATGTGAATTACAACCAGCTGGAAGAACGGATGGATCCCGATGTCATGGATGAAATCTACGAATTGGAGCGCTGCGTGGAATGCGGTTGCTGTATTTCCGCCTGCGCCACCAAGCGGATGCGTCCGGATTTCCTCTCCGCCGTTGGGTTTATGCGCCTGGCAAGGTTCTATCTGGATCCCAGGGATAAACGGACCGACGAGGAATTCTATGAAATCATCGGGGATGACGACGGGGTATTCGGCTGCATGACCCTTCTGGGCTGCGAAGATTACTGCCCCAAGGATCTGCCCC